In Helicobacter ibis, a genomic segment contains:
- a CDS encoding metallophosphoesterase family protein translates to MVYIIGDVHGCYDTLCRLIESLPDSYNSDIIFVGDVIDRGAKSCEVIDLIIKYNYRCLLGNHEELMLRYYKRLQGSGVHWLEHGGYETLQSYERNGGFEKIVEHLNWLMELPYYLDLPIYDESNRRLFVTHGFGLQYYSLRDTSKDEIIWNRLHKSDEVCSLDSSVFNVFGHDVQKDVYFGKSFAAIDTGCVYYAKLESASLSALEYPSKRVFKVRYCG, encoded by the coding sequence ATGGTTTATATAATAGGAGATGTGCATGGTTGCTATGATACTTTATGTAGATTAATAGAGAGCCTTCCAGATTCTTATAATAGTGATATTATTTTTGTTGGAGATGTGATAGATAGGGGTGCGAAGTCTTGTGAGGTTATTGATTTAATAATAAAATATAATTATAGATGTCTGCTTGGAAATCATGAAGAGCTAATGCTTAGATATTATAAGAGACTTCAAGGTAGTGGAGTGCATTGGCTTGAGCATGGTGGATATGAGACTTTGCAAAGTTATGAAAGAAATGGTGGGTTTGAGAAAATAGTAGAGCATTTAAATTGGCTTATGGAGTTGCCTTATTACTTGGATTTGCCTATATATGATGAATCTAATAGGAGACTATTTGTTACTCATGGATTTGGACTGCAGTATTATTCTCTAAGAGATACAAGCAAAGATGAGATAATATGGAATAGACTGCATAAGAGTGATGAGGTTTGTAGTTTAGATTCGAGTGTTTTTAATGTGTTTGGTCATGATGTGCAAAAAGATGTGTATTTTGGCAAGAGTTTTGCTGCTATTGATACTGGCTGTGTATATTATGCAAAATTAGAGAGTGCATCTCTTAGTGCATTAGAGTATCCAAGCAAGAGAGTTTTTAAGGTTAGATATTGTGGATAG
- a CDS encoding inorganic phosphate transporter produces the protein MDIKDFWHYEKAMRVNKDDIQRFGVLFVFVLLIITMVIWYSNEVSNPMLLGFAAIVGGYMALNIGANDVANNVGPAVGSKALSMTGAIIIAAICEIAGALIAGGEVVDTVRSGIISIESIGDSKVFTGMMLAALISGALWLHLATAIGAPVSTTHSIVGGILGTGIAAGGFDVVNWEALISIVSSWVISPVAGGVIAALLLFFIKNTITYKENKKTAAQKNVPYLMSFMVFAFSLYLINKGLKKILQLEQVTAFGVSIILGIVAFFVVRPIIAKALEKLENKKEHINSLFTIPLIFAAALLSFAHGANDVANAIGPLAAINDALKEGFVIGKSAGVPFWIMLIGGLGISIGLALYGPRLIRTVGSEITELDQIRAFCIAMSAALTVLVASELGMPVSSTHIAVGAVFGVGFLREYLKKRYKEMENKILEAHKNDDAQALREFLDKFRRSSVRKKAAMIKILERKEEKEFGIPEMKKKGKKQLKKVYQEELVKRSAINKIVAAWLITVPVSAIFGAFCFYVLRFFY, from the coding sequence GTGGATATAAAAGATTTTTGGCATTACGAAAAGGCAATGCGTGTGAATAAAGACGATATACAAAGGTTTGGGGTTTTATTTGTATTTGTTTTGTTGATAATTACCATGGTTATATGGTATAGCAATGAAGTTAGTAATCCGATGCTACTTGGTTTTGCAGCTATTGTTGGTGGATATATGGCATTAAATATAGGTGCAAATGATGTAGCAAACAATGTAGGACCTGCAGTTGGCTCAAAAGCACTTAGCATGACAGGAGCAATAATCATAGCTGCTATATGTGAGATTGCAGGAGCGTTAATTGCAGGTGGCGAAGTGGTAGATACGGTTAGATCTGGGATAATATCAATAGAATCCATAGGAGATAGCAAGGTTTTTACTGGAATGATGTTAGCAGCCTTAATTTCTGGTGCTTTGTGGTTACATTTAGCAACCGCCATTGGCGCACCTGTATCTACAACTCATTCCATTGTTGGCGGAATCTTAGGCACAGGTATAGCAGCAGGTGGATTTGATGTGGTTAATTGGGAAGCACTAATTAGCATTGTTTCTAGTTGGGTTATTTCGCCAGTTGCAGGTGGAGTTATTGCTGCTTTGTTATTGTTTTTTATAAAAAATACAATTACTTATAAAGAAAATAAAAAAACCGCAGCACAAAAAAATGTCCCATACTTAATGTCCTTTATGGTATTTGCTTTTAGCTTGTATCTTATAAATAAGGGCTTAAAGAAGATTCTGCAATTAGAGCAAGTTACTGCCTTTGGAGTTAGTATTATATTGGGGATTGTTGCATTTTTTGTTGTAAGACCAATTATTGCTAAAGCATTGGAAAAACTAGAAAATAAAAAAGAACATATAAATAGCCTCTTTACCATACCGCTTATTTTTGCTGCTGCATTATTAAGCTTCGCACATGGTGCAAATGATGTAGCAAATGCAATAGGACCGCTAGCTGCTATAAATGATGCATTAAAAGAAGGCTTTGTAATTGGGAAGAGTGCAGGAGTGCCATTTTGGATCATGCTTATAGGTGGACTTGGAATCTCTATTGGACTTGCACTTTATGGTCCTAGATTAATAAGAACAGTTGGTAGTGAGATAACAGAATTAGATCAGATTCGTGCATTTTGTATTGCTATGAGTGCTGCTTTAACGGTGCTTGTAGCTTCAGAGCTTGGTATGCCGGTTAGTTCAACTCATATTGCAGTTGGTGCGGTTTTTGGTGTTGGATTTTTAAGGGAATACTTAAAAAAGCGTTATAAAGAAATGGAAAATAAGATATTAGAAGCACACAAAAATGATGATGCACAAGCATTAAGGGAGTTTTTAGACAAGTTTAGAAGGTCTTCTGTTAGAAAAAAGGCAGCAATGATAAAAATACTAGAAAGAAAAGAAGAAAAAGAATTTGGAATCCCAGAGATGAAGAAGAAGGGTAAAAAGCAACTAAAGAAGGTATATCAAGAAGAGCTAGTTAAGCGTTCAGCAATAAATAAAATAGTAGCAGCATGGCTAATTACCGTTCCGGTATCTGCTATTTTTGGTGCATTTTGTTTTTATGTGTTAAGGTTTTTTTATTAG
- a CDS encoding YajQ family cyclic di-GMP-binding protein: MATKEHSFDISAKIDMQEFKNALEQAKKEISTRFDFKDDKAKEISLNEKEKSIYILATSENKAKTIKDILDSKLIKRNLSIKVLKEKSKENASGGNLKLTYTINDVLDDKNAKKITAEIKVQNFKATTQIQGSEIRVKSKSIDELQKIIAHIKGMELEVAVSFSNFN, encoded by the coding sequence ATGGCAACAAAAGAACATAGTTTTGATATTTCTGCAAAAATAGACATGCAAGAATTTAAAAATGCACTAGAACAAGCAAAAAAGGAAATTTCTACTAGATTTGATTTTAAAGATGATAAAGCAAAAGAAATATCTCTAAATGAAAAAGAAAAATCAATATACATACTTGCCACAAGCGAAAATAAAGCAAAAACAATTAAAGATATTTTAGATTCAAAACTAATAAAAAGAAATCTATCAATAAAGGTTCTAAAAGAAAAATCAAAAGAAAACGCAAGTGGCGGTAACCTCAAGCTAACATACACAATCAACGATGTTTTAGATGATAAAAATGCTAAAAAAATAACTGCAGAGATTAAAGTACAAAATTTCAAAGCTACAACACAGATACAAGGAAGCGAGATTCGAGTAAAGTCAAAGAGTATAGATGAGTTACAAAAAATAATAGCCCACATAAAAGGAATGGAGCTTGAAGTTGCAGTGAGTTTTAGTAACTTTAACTAA
- a CDS encoding apolipoprotein N-acyltransferase, with amino-acid sequence MKNIVYAILCALSFSAFIYVEHFDIHQRIIPSICAFVALFLYLNLTKKSAFICGALVGILWFYWISLSFRYYDATYLIPFVILFVAFVYGILFVALCFFDSHIYRISTLLLASFIHPFSFNWFIPEAMLINSYFPPTKLTLFLILTLSSFCIYALRQKYYKSMAIVCFVALLSISLTTQQKQTNTNDTLKIKTIQTNIDQDLRWDKNELEQIVISNMNEISQAINEKYNIVILPETAFPLPLNRYENLIETLKEKSKQITIISGGINQEDNNFYNSAYIFENGDVKIFNKIILVPFGEQIPLPKILVDLINKYFFNGAVDFASNNTNTINTTTINNKNFNIAICYEATRDEFYKNDPKLLIAISNNAWFYPSIQPTLQKLLMQYFSKNYNTTIYHSSNKSPSFTIYP; translated from the coding sequence ATGAAAAATATAGTTTATGCAATATTATGCGCCTTAAGCTTTAGTGCTTTTATTTATGTAGAGCATTTTGACATACACCAAAGAATTATTCCTAGCATTTGTGCATTTGTTGCTTTATTTTTATACTTGAATCTAACCAAAAAAAGTGCATTTATATGCGGAGCATTGGTTGGAATTTTATGGTTTTATTGGATTTCTCTTAGCTTTAGATATTATGATGCTACATATCTAATACCATTTGTTATTTTGTTTGTAGCATTTGTTTATGGAATCTTATTTGTAGCTTTATGCTTTTTTGATAGCCATATATACAGAATCTCAACTTTACTACTAGCATCATTTATTCACCCATTTTCGTTTAATTGGTTTATACCTGAAGCAATGCTAATAAATAGCTATTTTCCACCAACAAAACTAACTTTATTTTTAATTCTAACTCTTAGTTCATTTTGCATATATGCATTAAGGCAAAAATATTACAAAAGTATGGCAATAGTGTGTTTTGTAGCATTACTATCAATATCTTTAACCACACAACAAAAACAAACAAACACAAATGACACATTAAAAATAAAAACAATACAAACAAACATAGACCAAGACTTAAGATGGGATAAAAATGAACTAGAACAAATAGTAATTAGCAATATGAATGAAATCTCACAAGCAATAAATGAAAAATACAATATTGTAATTCTCCCAGAGACTGCATTTCCACTGCCTCTAAATAGATACGAAAACCTAATTGAAACACTAAAAGAAAAAAGCAAACAAATAACAATTATAAGTGGCGGTATAAACCAAGAAGATAATAACTTCTATAATAGTGCATATATATTTGAAAATGGTGATGTAAAAATTTTTAACAAAATAATCCTAGTGCCATTTGGAGAACAAATACCGCTACCTAAGATTCTAGTTGATTTGATTAATAAATATTTCTTTAATGGTGCTGTTGATTTTGCTTCAAACAACACAAATACAATCAATACTACAACAATAAATAATAAAAACTTTAATATAGCAATATGTTATGAAGCAACAAGAGATGAATTTTATAAAAATGACCCAAAATTACTAATTGCAATTAGCAATAATGCGTGGTTTTACCCTAGCATACAGCCTACACTACAAAAACTGCTTATGCAATATTTTTCAAAAAACTACAACACAACAATTTATCACTCAAGCAATAAATCACCAAGCTTTACAATCTATCCTTAA
- the flgH gene encoding flagellar basal body L-ring protein FlgH yields the protein MPALLGLAIVLLSGCANTEPKISFKPPAYVEELPPREEEDNFGNPGSIFGRGDNLLFSDRRAMQLNDLVTVIINQTAQTSSTANKNTNKTSNGTLTPPTLNYGGASEGVGSIINSWNNLANIGLNMGNSTSTFTGAGSQNRQETFSTTIAARIIKVLQNGNYFIEGSREVLINGEKQIIHISGVVRPNDIARNNTIESQYIADAKIMYDTQGELKRSTEKGWGTKLVESVWPF from the coding sequence ATGCCTGCTTTACTTGGTTTAGCCATTGTTTTACTAAGTGGTTGCGCAAATACAGAGCCAAAAATTTCATTTAAACCACCAGCATATGTAGAGGAATTACCCCCAAGAGAAGAAGAAGACAATTTTGGGAATCCGGGAAGCATATTTGGTAGAGGGGATAATTTGTTATTTTCAGATAGAAGAGCTATGCAGCTAAATGATTTAGTAACCGTAATTATAAATCAAACAGCACAAACAAGCTCAACAGCAAACAAAAACACAAACAAAACTTCAAATGGCACTCTAACGCCTCCAACGCTAAATTATGGTGGTGCTAGTGAGGGAGTTGGAAGCATTATAAATAGCTGGAATAATCTAGCAAACATAGGACTAAATATGGGAAATAGCACATCAACATTCACAGGTGCTGGCTCACAAAATAGACAAGAAACATTCTCAACAACAATAGCAGCAAGGATAATTAAAGTATTGCAAAATGGAAACTACTTCATAGAAGGTAGCAGAGAAGTGCTAATAAATGGTGAAAAACAAATAATCCATATAAGTGGCGTAGTAAGACCAAATGATATAGCAAGAAACAATACCATCGAATCTCAATACATAGCAGATGCAAAGATAATGTATGACACTC